Proteins co-encoded in one Nonlabens agnitus genomic window:
- a CDS encoding lipopolysaccharide biosynthesis protein codes for MSSINRLFKHTFVYGLATVLPRLLTFLLTWVLTTYLDTRADFGNVTIIFSWIILANVVLTYGMETSFFRFRESGNDNKLLSTSLLSLLATTIVFVALAFLLLDQVASWSGKSANYWKWVTGILAFDTLMVIPFAYLRARGKAVKYAVIKMINVVISFSMTVLFLVYLKDVPALNQWLPADKVELYFIAMMSASFVTLLVVCGVYFRKWEFDFALWKRMLTYGYPILIAGVAFAINETFDKILLERLLTENATAQVGLYGACYRVALGMTLFATAFKLGIEPFFFSESKSENATATYAMVTKMFVVLGSVALVFYSVFIDVIKIAIIDEKYWEALDIVPIVLVAYLFFGIYQTLSVWYKVTDRTSYGAWISVLGAAVTIGFNIWLIPIIGYMASALTTCAAYGLMMVVSYLLGRKHYHIPYEVGNMLLYLAISIGATTFFFYGIRDYFGPNTWPMYASGIALAALVSFFILGRERTFIKSLLKRS; via the coding sequence TTGAGTTCCATCAACCGTCTTTTTAAACACACCTTTGTGTATGGTCTGGCGACCGTTTTGCCTAGACTGTTGACTTTTTTATTGACTTGGGTTCTCACTACTTATTTGGACACAAGAGCAGATTTCGGTAACGTCACCATTATCTTTTCTTGGATCATTTTAGCTAATGTGGTGTTGACTTATGGTATGGAGACATCATTTTTTCGCTTTCGCGAAAGCGGAAACGACAACAAGCTATTAAGCACATCACTTTTATCATTATTGGCAACTACCATTGTTTTTGTTGCACTTGCTTTTCTTCTGTTGGATCAAGTTGCTTCATGGTCAGGCAAATCGGCTAATTATTGGAAATGGGTAACAGGCATTCTTGCTTTTGACACGCTCATGGTAATCCCTTTTGCTTACTTAAGAGCACGCGGTAAAGCAGTGAAATATGCAGTCATAAAAATGATCAATGTGGTCATATCTTTTTCCATGACCGTTCTTTTCTTAGTCTATTTAAAAGATGTTCCAGCACTTAATCAATGGCTGCCAGCAGATAAGGTCGAATTATATTTTATCGCGATGATGAGTGCGAGTTTTGTAACTCTACTGGTAGTTTGTGGAGTCTATTTTCGTAAATGGGAATTTGATTTCGCTCTATGGAAGAGAATGCTTACGTATGGCTACCCTATTTTGATTGCTGGAGTTGCCTTTGCCATCAACGAGACCTTTGACAAGATTTTATTGGAACGATTGCTCACAGAAAATGCAACAGCACAAGTAGGATTATATGGTGCTTGTTACAGAGTTGCATTAGGGATGACACTTTTTGCAACAGCGTTTAAATTAGGTATTGAGCCTTTCTTTTTTAGCGAGTCCAAAAGCGAAAACGCCACCGCAACCTATGCCATGGTTACCAAAATGTTCGTGGTATTAGGCTCTGTCGCCTTGGTTTTTTATAGCGTTTTCATAGATGTGATCAAAATTGCAATAATTGATGAAAAATACTGGGAAGCGCTCGATATTGTGCCCATTGTTCTGGTCGCTTATCTGTTTTTTGGGATTTATCAAACGCTTTCGGTTTGGTATAAAGTAACCGATCGTACTAGTTATGGCGCTTGGATTTCAGTTTTGGGAGCTGCCGTTACCATAGGATTCAACATCTGGCTCATACCCATCATAGGTTACATGGCGAGTGCACTTACGACTTGTGCCGCTTATGGGTTGATGATGGTGGTGTCGTACTTATTGGGAAGAAAACACTATCACATACCTTATGAAGTTGGGAACATGCTCTTGTATCTCGCAATTTCTATTGGCGCAACAACTTTCTTCTTTTACGGAATTAGAGATTACTTTGGACCCAACACATGGCCTATGTACGCTAGTGGTATCGCACTGGCTGCACTTGTTTCCTTTTTCATTTTGGGCCGTGAAAGGACCTTTATTAAATCATTACTCAAACGATCATGA
- the rsmI gene encoding 16S rRNA (cytidine(1402)-2'-O)-methyltransferase has protein sequence MKLYLVPTPIGNLADMTYRAVEILNSVDLILAEDTRTSGKLLNHYGIKTSMLSYHMHNEHKISDNIVSRIQGGETMALITDAGSPGISDPGFLLTRKLLAANIAVESLPGATAFVPALTSSGLPSDKFVFEGFLPVKKGRQTRLKELAEESRTIIFYESPHKLLKTLEDFKMHYGADRQISISREITKMFEEHYRGTVADAIQHFTENKPRGEFVVVLGGK, from the coding sequence ATGAAACTCTATCTGGTCCCAACGCCCATAGGCAACCTTGCAGACATGACCTATCGTGCCGTAGAAATCCTGAATAGCGTGGATTTAATCCTTGCCGAGGATACCAGAACCAGCGGTAAACTGCTTAACCATTATGGGATCAAAACAAGCATGTTGTCGTACCACATGCACAATGAGCACAAGATCTCAGACAACATCGTTTCCAGAATTCAAGGCGGTGAAACCATGGCACTCATCACAGATGCCGGTTCGCCTGGTATCAGTGATCCTGGGTTTTTGCTTACGCGAAAGTTGCTTGCCGCAAACATAGCGGTAGAATCCTTGCCTGGTGCTACAGCCTTTGTCCCAGCGCTTACCAGTAGTGGGCTGCCATCTGATAAATTTGTATTTGAGGGTTTTTTACCCGTCAAAAAAGGCCGCCAAACCAGACTCAAAGAACTCGCCGAAGAAAGCAGAACCATCATTTTTTACGAGTCGCCCCACAAATTGCTCAAAACCCTGGAAGATTTTAAAATGCATTACGGCGCTGATCGCCAAATCTCCATTTCTCGAGAAATCACCAAGATGTTTGAAGAGCATTACCGCGGCACCGTGGCAGATGCCATCCAGCATTTTACAGAAAACAAGCCTAGAGGTGAGTTTGTTGTGGTGTTAGGTGGAAAATAA
- a CDS encoding tetratricopeptide repeat protein, whose translation MKHLLILAMFLSFSGLWAQEEVAAVEVNEDDLGEVSDGFKENFFDALSEKARENHDRAIEKLLICERLQPDNGAVQFELAKNYMASNAFAKAETHLLNALKISGDREWLLDTLLENYNQQQEFDKAVSVLERLSRINEDYEELLPVAYLRVNDTAKALETIKTLDRKLGRNTQRTALKNRLERNSEQQEVIADNLEELEQQLAADPKNEQLYIQLIYGYSRQGNLEKTLEFAEKLEEEIPGSDKAQLALYKIYLDTGDVEKGLESMSKVFASSQLETVSKTEVLKDFIQTSTTNVSLQPLLESVIDDFSIQVEDLEAYKVLASYFRQEKQLAAALKFYELGMELNDQDFELIKNTALLYLDTGAFAKAEQLSSNALESYPAQPLLYLINGAALNQTGNPKKAVAQLDAGLSYLLDEPQLERDLYGQLAIAYEKLGDNKKAADATAKMNAISN comes from the coding sequence ATGAAACACCTTTTGATCCTGGCGATGTTCCTCAGTTTTTCTGGCCTTTGGGCGCAGGAAGAAGTGGCCGCTGTTGAGGTCAATGAAGATGATTTGGGCGAGGTTTCTGACGGCTTCAAAGAGAACTTTTTTGATGCATTGTCAGAGAAGGCTCGCGAGAACCACGACCGTGCGATCGAGAAACTGCTCATTTGCGAGCGCCTGCAGCCCGACAATGGTGCGGTACAGTTTGAACTAGCAAAGAATTACATGGCGAGTAACGCTTTCGCGAAAGCGGAAACCCATCTGCTCAATGCTCTTAAAATCTCTGGCGATAGGGAATGGCTGCTGGACACCTTGTTGGAAAATTACAACCAGCAGCAGGAATTTGACAAAGCGGTAAGCGTTCTGGAAAGACTGTCGCGTATCAATGAAGATTATGAGGAGTTGTTACCGGTTGCCTATTTGCGGGTCAACGATACGGCTAAGGCGTTGGAAACCATCAAAACGCTAGATCGCAAGCTGGGAAGAAATACACAGCGCACTGCACTTAAAAACCGTCTGGAGCGCAACAGCGAGCAACAAGAAGTCATTGCTGACAACCTAGAAGAGCTGGAACAACAACTCGCTGCCGACCCAAAAAATGAGCAGCTCTACATCCAGTTGATCTATGGTTACAGTCGTCAGGGTAATCTGGAAAAAACACTGGAATTTGCTGAAAAATTGGAAGAAGAAATTCCTGGAAGCGACAAGGCACAACTGGCGCTTTACAAGATTTATCTGGACACCGGCGATGTAGAAAAAGGACTGGAAAGTATGAGTAAGGTGTTTGCTTCCAGTCAATTAGAAACCGTCTCAAAAACTGAGGTTCTTAAGGATTTTATCCAGACATCGACTACTAATGTATCCTTGCAACCATTACTGGAAAGTGTCATCGATGATTTCTCAATCCAAGTGGAAGATCTGGAAGCCTATAAGGTTTTGGCAAGTTATTTTAGGCAAGAGAAGCAACTTGCCGCAGCACTAAAATTTTATGAATTGGGTATGGAACTTAACGACCAGGATTTTGAATTGATTAAGAACACGGCATTATTGTATCTAGATACGGGCGCTTTCGCGAAAGCGGAACAGCTATCCAGCAACGCTCTAGAAAGTTACCCAGCACAACCTTTATTGTATCTCATCAACGGTGCGGCGCTCAACCAGACCGGCAACCCTAAAAAGGCGGTTGCACAACTGGACGCTGGATTATCCTACTTACTGGACGAGCCACAATTGGAACGCGATTTGTACGGTCAACTCGCCATTGCCTATGAAAAACTGGGCGACAACAAAAAAGCAGCAGATGCTACTGCAAAAATGAACGCGATCTCAAACTAA
- a CDS encoding TlpA family protein disulfide reductase — protein MRFVVLLLLTIVFFSSCKNDHSETPEEEKQSEPEWVMSDSITFKVELAPEESLLLNLEDQYFDHFLLEWENESDKDSVFTTTIPRYHKVQKIDYGYGMWDSIQKKASFINQDFIIDSITDLVHLKVLDRKIELVDQRSTMDITGMENAYEDLRAQIYKWKGDDTKFIKPLDSLKNYYDSMYSKESAGLNRTLNEFEYFDKLHGIDPALVPLDSLMRSNDLMIARSAGPFLVFKYIDNNMNSIGFELMNPSGSSEASNGNDIIYERNLAYGVLRYLRYKDNKGNNLYPEARNWLKRTKFYQDNKEQIDSQIEQLDNTEFKKLLSNIELVDLNLDKVTMSQIIKENPSPYYLIDLWATWCAPCLNGMKLMKKMNFPKNVTVISISTDYEKDTALWQEQSPELDLKLNYLMKVKGENSQKFIDFIEMNSVPRYLLMDKDLNIIDAAFYQPHEPNFINKLRDVNNHTSW, from the coding sequence ATGAGATTTGTTGTTCTACTTCTACTAACCATTGTATTCTTTTCATCCTGTAAAAATGATCATTCCGAAACTCCTGAAGAAGAAAAGCAATCAGAGCCCGAATGGGTAATGAGCGACAGTATCACGTTTAAAGTTGAGTTAGCGCCAGAAGAAAGCCTGCTTTTAAATCTAGAAGACCAATACTTTGACCATTTTTTATTAGAATGGGAAAATGAATCTGATAAGGACTCTGTTTTTACAACAACGATTCCAAGATATCATAAAGTTCAAAAGATAGATTATGGCTATGGTATGTGGGATTCTATCCAGAAGAAAGCAAGCTTCATCAATCAGGACTTTATAATTGATAGCATCACAGACCTCGTTCACTTAAAAGTCTTAGACCGAAAAATTGAATTAGTTGATCAAAGATCAACGATGGATATTACAGGAATGGAAAATGCGTACGAAGACCTACGAGCTCAAATTTACAAATGGAAAGGTGATGATACTAAATTCATAAAACCGCTAGACAGCCTTAAAAACTATTACGATTCTATGTATAGTAAAGAGTCGGCGGGTTTAAACAGAACGTTGAATGAGTTCGAGTACTTTGATAAATTACATGGAATAGATCCAGCATTAGTTCCGCTAGATTCATTAATGCGCTCTAATGACTTGATGATCGCCAGATCTGCTGGACCTTTCTTAGTATTCAAATACATCGATAATAATATGAATTCCATCGGTTTTGAATTGATGAATCCTTCTGGCAGTAGCGAGGCATCTAATGGAAACGATATTATTTATGAAAGAAACTTAGCTTATGGAGTTTTGAGGTATTTAAGATACAAAGACAATAAAGGCAACAACCTCTATCCAGAAGCAAGAAATTGGCTCAAAAGAACCAAGTTCTATCAAGACAATAAAGAACAAATTGATAGTCAGATTGAACAATTGGATAACACAGAGTTTAAAAAATTACTGAGTAACATAGAACTGGTTGATTTGAATTTGGATAAGGTAACCATGAGCCAAATCATTAAAGAAAATCCATCTCCATACTACCTCATTGATTTATGGGCGACCTGGTGCGCACCTTGTTTAAATGGAATGAAACTCATGAAAAAAATGAATTTTCCTAAAAATGTAACTGTCATAAGCATTAGTACAGACTATGAAAAAGATACGGCTTTATGGCAAGAACAATCACCAGAACTAGACCTTAAATTGAATTACCTTATGAAAGTCAAAGGTGAGAATAGTCAAAAATTCATTGATTTTATTGAGATGAACTCTGTCCCAAGGTATTTGTTGATGGACAAGGATTTGAACATTATCGATGCTGCTTTTTATCAGCCTCATGAGCCCAACTTCATAAACAAGTTAAGAGATGTGAATAACCATACGAGTTGGTGA
- a CDS encoding murein hydrolase activator EnvC family protein, which translates to MKSFLYIGLFLSCLAVSAQSEKARLEQQRAAIQAQINQFDKLLTGAKKEERSVLSQVQTIDAKISKTQEIINITNKQANLITRSINTNAEEIKKLNAEIKELKKDYAAMIVKSYKAKNDQSRLMFLLSSENFLQAYKRVQYLNAYADYRKKQADEITVKSNMLAEKNAELEKEKAQKKEILAANEKLRNELKKDKSEQVVLLEEVKKNEKQYAAEIRTKARERDKIDREIRKIIEADIAASNKGKVGATKGKFFLTPEAKELARSFQNNRGKLPWPVAEGVITRRYGVQPHPVLKNLPIQSSGYRFQTPNGARARAVFDGEVVQIVKANNGILMVHVRHGNFTTSYGNLKNVSVRKGQKINTLTELGEIFTDRDGITELHFAILEETKTQDPARWLLSK; encoded by the coding sequence ATGAAGTCATTTTTATACATAGGTCTTTTCTTAAGTTGTTTAGCCGTCAGCGCTCAGTCAGAAAAAGCTAGATTAGAACAACAACGTGCCGCTATCCAGGCACAGATTAATCAGTTTGATAAGTTGTTGACAGGTGCCAAAAAGGAAGAGCGATCTGTCCTTTCTCAGGTTCAAACCATAGATGCAAAAATTTCCAAAACTCAGGAAATCATCAACATTACCAACAAGCAGGCAAACCTGATCACTCGCAGCATCAATACTAATGCCGAAGAGATCAAGAAGCTGAACGCGGAGATCAAGGAGTTGAAAAAGGATTATGCCGCTATGATCGTCAAGTCCTACAAGGCAAAAAACGATCAAAGCCGTTTGATGTTTCTGCTGTCTTCAGAGAATTTTCTCCAGGCCTATAAACGCGTACAGTACCTCAATGCCTATGCAGATTACCGTAAAAAACAGGCAGACGAAATCACCGTAAAAAGCAACATGCTTGCAGAGAAGAATGCCGAGTTGGAAAAGGAAAAGGCTCAAAAGAAAGAAATCCTAGCAGCCAATGAAAAGCTGCGTAACGAACTTAAGAAGGACAAATCAGAACAAGTGGTCCTGCTGGAAGAAGTGAAGAAAAACGAGAAGCAATACGCTGCAGAGATTCGCACCAAAGCTCGAGAGCGTGATAAAATCGACCGCGAGATACGCAAGATTATAGAGGCAGATATCGCGGCTTCCAACAAAGGAAAAGTAGGAGCGACTAAAGGCAAATTCTTCCTGACTCCAGAAGCTAAGGAACTAGCAAGAAGCTTTCAAAACAACCGCGGTAAATTACCGTGGCCAGTGGCAGAAGGTGTGATCACCAGACGCTATGGCGTGCAGCCGCATCCCGTATTGAAAAACCTACCTATACAGAGCAGCGGTTACAGGTTCCAGACACCTAATGGCGCTAGAGCCAGAGCCGTTTTTGATGGTGAGGTCGTTCAGATTGTAAAGGCTAACAACGGTATTCTCATGGTACACGTGCGCCATGGTAACTTTACCACCAGTTATGGAAATCTCAAAAATGTGAGTGTTCGCAAAGGCCAAAAGATCAACACATTGACGGAGCTGGGCGAGATCTTCACAGACCGCGATGGCATTACAGAACTGCATTTTGCCATTTTGGAAGAGACCAAAACTCAAGACCCAGCACGCTGGTTGTTGAGTAAATAA
- the dut gene encoding dUTP diphosphatase, whose protein sequence is MTVKIINKSAHDLPAYETVGSAGMDIRASIKEAITLKPLERAIVKTGLFIELPVGTEAQVRPRSGLAAKKGITVLNAPGTIDADYRGEIGVILVNLSNEDFTIENGERIAQLVIAKHEQPTWEEVEVLSDTARGAGGFGSTGVK, encoded by the coding sequence ATGACCGTTAAAATCATCAACAAATCTGCTCACGACTTACCTGCGTATGAAACCGTTGGTAGTGCAGGAATGGATATTCGCGCTTCAATCAAGGAAGCTATCACATTAAAACCACTGGAACGCGCCATTGTAAAAACAGGTTTGTTCATAGAATTACCTGTAGGAACTGAAGCTCAAGTGCGTCCGCGCAGCGGCCTGGCTGCCAAAAAGGGAATCACCGTACTCAATGCACCAGGCACCATTGATGCCGATTATCGCGGTGAGATAGGCGTGATTTTAGTGAATTTATCTAACGAAGATTTCACCATAGAAAACGGCGAGCGCATCGCACAACTGGTTATCGCAAAACACGAACAACCCACATGGGAAGAAGTAGAAGTGCTTAGCGATACTGCTCGTGGTGCAGGCGGTTTTGGGAGTACTGGAGTTAAGTAA
- a CDS encoding PhzF family phenazine biosynthesis protein gives MSRSIPYYMVDSFTSEPFKGNPAGVCLLDKPLSNDFMQSIAIEVNLSETAFVQDQGDYFSIRYFSPIMEIPLCGHATLASAKVLFDQNQDVNEIHFKTAEGLELQAYRNGEKVSLKFPNYGIVDRDAPQALLYAMGIDSILNSAYNYENLELMIELEDADELRNLQPDFDAMKASISDINGVVVTAKSNQPDFDFESRYFWPWSGGNEDPVTGATHTFLTGYWAKKLSKTKLRAFQCSARTGVLELEVLSEEQILITGDARIILSGEMTI, from the coding sequence TTGAGTAGAAGCATTCCTTATTATATGGTGGACTCGTTTACCAGCGAGCCGTTTAAAGGGAATCCTGCTGGTGTTTGCTTGCTGGACAAGCCACTGTCCAATGACTTTATGCAATCCATCGCGATTGAAGTCAATTTATCAGAAACTGCTTTTGTGCAGGATCAAGGCGATTATTTTTCTATAAGGTATTTCTCGCCCATCATGGAAATACCATTGTGCGGTCACGCGACCCTGGCGAGCGCCAAAGTGTTGTTTGATCAAAATCAAGATGTAAACGAGATCCATTTCAAAACTGCGGAAGGTCTAGAATTACAAGCTTACCGTAACGGTGAAAAAGTTTCCTTGAAATTCCCAAACTATGGCATTGTCGATCGAGATGCGCCACAAGCATTACTGTATGCTATGGGAATTGACAGTATTTTGAATTCGGCTTACAATTATGAAAATCTTGAACTCATGATTGAATTAGAAGACGCTGATGAACTTAGAAATCTGCAACCAGATTTTGACGCTATGAAAGCCTCCATCAGTGACATCAATGGTGTTGTAGTCACCGCAAAATCAAATCAACCAGATTTTGATTTTGAATCAAGATATTTCTGGCCATGGAGCGGCGGCAATGAAGATCCCGTGACTGGAGCTACGCACACTTTTTTAACCGGGTATTGGGCAAAAAAATTAAGCAAAACCAAGTTGCGCGCTTTTCAATGCTCTGCTAGGACTGGCGTTTTAGAGCTTGAAGTGTTGAGCGAAGAACAGATTTTGATTACAGGTGATGCGAGAATCATCCTCTCAGGCGAGATGACTATTTAG
- a CDS encoding sugar phosphate nucleotidyltransferase, which produces MKIIVPMAGRGSRLRPHSLTVPKPLIPIANKPIVHRLVRDIARILSEPVEEIAFILGDPAFFGDEVVKSLEELAQSLGAKASIYRQLEPLGTGHAIMCAEPSLSGPAVVAYADTLIRADFELDPAADAVIWTKEVDQPEAYGVVKLNDKEEIIELVEKPKEFVSNQAVIGIYYFKEIADLKKELQYVIDNEIINGGEYQINDGIKRLMASGNIFKTGTVDEWMDCGNKEVAIDTNTRIMKFMVKDGSDELATKATLENSNIIEPCVIADDVVIKNSTVGPHVSIGAGTTITNCKISNSLIQNNSVIKNATLDEAMIGNHVKYNGNFKYISIGDYSVME; this is translated from the coding sequence ATGAAAATCATCGTACCCATGGCCGGTCGCGGCTCCAGATTAAGACCTCATTCTCTTACGGTTCCTAAGCCTTTAATTCCTATCGCTAACAAACCTATCGTACACCGATTGGTGCGTGACATTGCGCGTATTTTAAGCGAACCGGTAGAAGAGATCGCCTTTATATTGGGAGACCCAGCATTTTTTGGTGATGAGGTCGTAAAAAGTCTGGAAGAGTTGGCTCAAAGCCTTGGTGCCAAAGCCAGCATCTATCGCCAGCTGGAGCCATTAGGGACTGGACACGCCATCATGTGTGCAGAGCCATCACTTTCTGGGCCTGCCGTGGTAGCTTATGCAGACACCTTGATTCGAGCCGATTTTGAACTAGACCCAGCTGCAGATGCCGTGATCTGGACTAAAGAAGTCGACCAGCCTGAAGCCTACGGCGTGGTTAAACTCAACGATAAGGAAGAAATCATAGAGCTGGTAGAAAAGCCTAAAGAATTTGTGAGCAATCAGGCCGTGATTGGGATTTACTACTTTAAAGAAATTGCAGACCTAAAAAAGGAATTGCAATACGTGATCGATAACGAGATCATCAACGGTGGTGAGTATCAAATCAACGACGGTATCAAGAGATTGATGGCCAGCGGCAATATCTTCAAGACAGGAACCGTTGATGAATGGATGGATTGTGGGAATAAAGAAGTGGCCATAGACACCAACACACGCATCATGAAATTCATGGTTAAGGATGGCAGCGATGAGTTGGCTACAAAAGCAACACTAGAAAACTCAAACATCATTGAGCCTTGCGTGATTGCAGACGATGTAGTCATTAAAAACTCTACCGTTGGACCGCACGTGAGCATAGGCGCTGGGACCACGATCACAAATTGTAAGATCAGCAATAGTTTGATACAGAACAATTCCGTGATTAAAAATGCCACCTTGGACGAGGCGATGATAGGTAATCACGTCAAGTACAACGGCAACTTTAAATACATCAGCATTGGTGATTATTCTGTAATGGAATAA
- a CDS encoding YitT family protein translates to MNPFLANILINTTKKFRKGNLPEQRPSEYRLAKKYKQLVTAVKRNIKNFILIVTGIFSASFGFKGFLLTNDFIDGGATGISLLLAALSDIPLYVFLILVNLPFIALGYKIMGKQFAVMTMMAIIGLALCVALVPFPNVTDDDLLVAVFGGFFLGAGIGLSIRGGAVIDGTEILAIYLSRKIGLSIGDIIIVINVFIFSVAAYLLSIEIALYSMITYIVASKTLDFVIEGIEEYIGVTIIASQSSRVKEMIIEKLGRGVTIYKGQGGYLKDGIAEEKDIIYTVITRLELNKLNTEIEKIEPNVFIVMNTIKDIKGGMIKKRPLSH, encoded by the coding sequence TTGAATCCATTTCTCGCTAATATCTTGATTAATACCACTAAAAAATTTAGAAAGGGCAATCTGCCAGAACAGAGGCCGTCAGAATACCGTCTGGCCAAAAAATATAAGCAGCTGGTAACAGCCGTAAAGCGTAATATTAAGAACTTCATACTAATCGTAACAGGAATCTTTTCTGCCTCGTTCGGTTTTAAGGGTTTCTTATTGACTAACGATTTTATCGATGGTGGTGCTACTGGAATATCTCTTTTACTAGCTGCATTATCAGATATACCGTTATATGTTTTCCTCATTTTAGTCAACCTTCCATTCATTGCTTTGGGATATAAGATCATGGGTAAACAATTTGCCGTGATGACCATGATGGCGATCATTGGGCTGGCACTATGCGTGGCACTGGTGCCGTTTCCTAATGTGACTGACGATGATTTGCTGGTGGCGGTTTTTGGCGGATTTTTCTTGGGTGCTGGGATAGGGCTATCCATAAGAGGCGGCGCTGTCATTGATGGAACAGAGATTCTTGCCATTTACTTGAGTAGGAAGATAGGTCTAAGTATAGGCGATATCATTATCGTTATTAACGTCTTTATTTTTTCAGTAGCGGCTTACTTACTTTCTATCGAGATTGCGCTGTACTCTATGATCACTTACATTGTCGCTTCAAAAACATTGGACTTTGTTATTGAAGGAATCGAAGAATATATAGGTGTTACGATCATTGCTTCACAAAGCAGCCGCGTCAAAGAAATGATCATTGAAAAATTGGGCCGTGGCGTTACTATTTATAAGGGCCAAGGCGGCTACTTAAAAGACGGCATCGCTGAAGAAAAGGACATCATATATACGGTCATCACACGCCTGGAACTCAATAAACTCAATACTGAAATTGAAAAGATAGAGCCTAATGTTTTTATTGTCATGAACACCATTAAGGACATTAAAGGCGGTATGATTAAAAAGCGCCCACTTTCTCATTAG
- a CDS encoding acyl-CoA thioesterase — protein MDKLTPRQSFTTVTDLVLPSETNPLNNLFGGELLARMDRAASIAARRHCRRIVVTASVNHVAFNRSVPLGSVVTIEAQVSRAFKSSMEVYMDVWIEDRESGDRAKANEAIYSFVAVDDTGRPVTIPPIHPETEVEKERYDAALRRKQLSLVLAGKMKAKDATELAALFE, from the coding sequence ATGGACAAATTAACGCCTAGACAATCCTTTACGACCGTCACTGATCTTGTATTGCCCAGCGAGACCAACCCGCTGAACAATCTCTTTGGTGGTGAATTACTGGCTCGTATGGACCGTGCGGCAAGTATTGCAGCCAGACGCCACTGTCGCCGTATTGTGGTAACCGCATCTGTCAATCACGTAGCGTTTAACCGCAGTGTACCTTTAGGAAGTGTGGTGACGATTGAGGCGCAAGTTTCCAGAGCTTTCAAATCGTCCATGGAAGTGTATATGGACGTATGGATCGAGGATCGCGAGAGCGGTGATCGCGCCAAAGCCAACGAAGCCATCTATTCCTTTGTGGCCGTTGACGATACCGGTAGACCAGTGACCATTCCGCCGATTCATCCAGAAACAGAAGTTGAAAAAGAGCGCTATGACGCTGCTTTGAGACGCAAGCAGTTAAGCCTAGTTCTAGCCGGTAAAATGAAAGCCAAAGATGCTACAGAATTAGCAGCTTTGTTTGAATAA
- a CDS encoding DUF4292 domain-containing protein has translation MMKRIYGLALAMILISCGGSQKATENAVTTAAATKIIKSHNAAAIDFKTMQSRLGVNYQDENRSQSVTVDLRVEKGKQIWMSARVLGFTVAKVYITPDRVQFYEKLQKRSFDGDFKLISRFLGEELNYAQLENLLLGQALEPLNGLDYAVVDNQYQFRKEGVIARLFSLRPADFKMAQQSIRKPSENTTLDVKYLTYQTVENRILPEDITINANAQGKLVQVELDLKNVEFDQELSFPFEIPSGYTQMEL, from the coding sequence ATGATGAAAAGAATATATGGACTGGCGCTGGCGATGATACTCATCTCTTGTGGTGGCTCTCAAAAAGCCACAGAAAACGCTGTGACCACCGCAGCAGCAACTAAGATTATCAAATCACATAACGCAGCAGCCATTGATTTCAAAACCATGCAATCTAGGTTGGGTGTGAACTATCAGGATGAAAATAGATCGCAATCAGTCACGGTGGATTTGCGTGTGGAAAAAGGTAAACAGATCTGGATGAGTGCTCGTGTTCTGGGCTTTACTGTAGCAAAAGTTTATATCACACCAGATCGCGTCCAGTTCTATGAAAAGCTTCAAAAACGATCTTTCGACGGCGATTTTAAATTGATTTCTAGATTTTTGGGAGAAGAACTCAATTATGCCCAGTTGGAAAACCTTCTATTAGGTCAAGCCTTAGAGCCTTTGAACGGTCTGGATTATGCTGTGGTGGACAATCAGTATCAGTTTAGAAAAGAAGGCGTGATCGCAAGACTGTTCTCCCTACGACCTGCCGATTTCAAAATGGCACAACAATCCATTAGAAAGCCTTCAGAAAACACCACGCTGGACGTGAAATACCTGACCTATCAAACGGTAGAGAACCGCATCCTGCCAGAAGATATTACGATCAACGCAAATGCTCAAGGGAAATTGGTACAGGTAGAATTGGATCTTAAGAATGTGGAATTTGATCAGGAATTAAGTTTCCCGTTTGAAATACCATCGGGTTACACACAAATGGAGCTGTAA